A window from Euwallacea fornicatus isolate EFF26 chromosome 27, ASM4011564v1, whole genome shotgun sequence encodes these proteins:
- the Slob gene encoding slowpoke-binding protein isoform X1, with the protein MLKISNMFNLYQSINKKEQEEKESQVIGHERWYQERTSRSSMKKKKRVPRRSQSAAEFSNSTLSAASKRAAFRNRSESSEYKSDGEMGKNTPQRADSLARALFGYKRQSSQSKHEYSAIKTDGGNEKFKAESKIRSGAFLVCKRNLDNNDRYELISQLGDIGFRADKNWFTVLDKTLGAERLLTLLPLPSTCPIAPNLKTKETLIELFRGLQHPYIHPILDIEFWKEEAAIIAPLNPTGSLRDLIYGSFWKDDCDKKYACKGEGLPLRTVQCLGRQIIEALLFLRNKHFPPIYHLHSGNVIIQNGVARLAGLENPFLGLLPKSPAASEALAFGYLLFEMTLGYELPAPPSPAHLQLELDRAPKVAGALELIFQSIRTPSLEELIRCELFRGVELRELRGASIVQIASPPAVLQLLDIVRNPSLPSPLLRRQERVVIVEDCSRRILEDISEEESEYSDSNSLVDYSNTRMR; encoded by the exons atgcttAAAATATCCAACATGTTCAACCTTTATCaaagtataaataaaaaagagcaAGAAGAAAAGGAGTCGCAGGTAATAGGACATGAAAGATGGTACCAAGAAAGGACCTCAAGATCCAGcatgaagaagaagaaacgTGTTCCACGGAGATCGCAAAGTGCTGCTGAATTTTCGAATTCTACTCTTTCTGCAGCTAGTAAAAGAGCTGCGTTTAGAAACAGGAGTGAAAGTTCAGAATATAAAAGCGATGGAGAAATGGGGAAAAATACCCCACAACGGGCAGATTCTTTGGCTAGAGCTCTCTTTGGTTACAAAAG ACAATCAAGTCAATCAAAACACGAATATAGCGCCATCAAGACCGATGGAGGAAACGAGAAATTTAAGGCAGAAAGTAAAATTAGGAGTGGAGCTTTCCTCGTTTGCAAAAGAAACTTAGATAATAATGACAGATATGAACTAATTAGCCAGCTTGGTGATATTGGCTTCCGAGCCGATAAAAATTG GTTTACCGTCCTAGATAAAACCCTTGGTGCAGAAAGACTGCTTACCCTATTACCATTACCGTCCACGTGTCCAATTGCTCCAAATCTAAAGACAAAAGAAACGCTCATTGAACTTTTTAG AGGTTTACAACATCCGTATATCCATCCAATCCTGGATATCGAGTTCTGGAAAGAGGAAGCTGCAATTATTGCACCGTTAAATCCCACAGGCAGCTTGAGGGACTTGATCTATGGCAGTTTTTGGAAAGATGATTGCGATAAGAAATATGCTTGTAAGGGCGAAGGTTTACCCTTGAGAACT gtgCAGTGTTTAGGGAGGCAAATCATCGAAGCATTGTTGTTTCTACGCAATAAGCATTTTCCACCAATTTATCATTTGCATTCAG gAAACGTCATAATACAAAATGGCGTCGCTCGACTTGCTGGTTTGGAAAATCCATTCTTAGGTCTACTGCCGAAAAGTCCAGCTGCCTCTGAGGCGTTGGCCTTTGGATACCTTCTCTTTGAAATGACCCTAGGCTATGAACTGCCTGCTCCACCCAGCCCTGCTCATTTGCAATTGGAACTAGACAGAGCACCTAAAGTGGCAGGAGCTTTAGAGCTAATTTTTCAGAGCATTCG GACGCCTAGTTTAGAAGAATTGATCCGTTGCGAGTTATTTAGAGGTGTAGAACTGAGGGAATTGAGGGGAGCCAGTATAGTGCAAATAGCTTCACCTCCTGCGGTTTTACAGCTTTTAGATATTGTGAGAAACCCATCGTTGCCAAGTCCATTGTTGAGAAG
- the LOC136347164 gene encoding uncharacterized protein isoform X1 produces the protein MLKELSINDGKHATRVPPSVAAREYYGSVLWGVIILVVLAVSTAKEVPKSKRSLSSYEGITPIIGGIGGTALLQHNGIINQPLSINLQQPLSIGTQVPYSVKKQIGISYPVPQLYPVIKTVQQPIPVAVEKRVEIPVHVPVPQPYPVVQKVEVPVERRVEVPVPQPYPVVQKVAVPQPYPVVQKVAVPQPYPVVQKVAVPQPYPVHVEKRVEVPVPQPYPVHVEKRVEVPVPQPYPVVQKVAVPQPYPVHVEKRVEVPVPQPYPVHVEKRVEVPVPQPYPVVQKVAVPQPYPVHVEKRVEVPVPQPYPVIQKVPHPVPYPVEKRVEVPVHIPVPQPYPVIQKIEVPVERRIEVPVPQPYPVVQKVPVPQPYPVEKRVEVPVPQPYPVVQKVPVPQPYPVTVERKVPVHVPVPQPYPVVQKVPVPVIQKVSVPYPVPQPYPVVHKIPVATETRIPIGLHTEYNTLPVSFNHGLSSVGVYNKWSRYGSSW, from the exons ATGCTAAAGGAACTGAGTATAAACGATGGAAAACATGCAACGCGTGTTCCACCCAGTGTTGCCGCTCGAGAATATTATGGGTCCGTGTTGTGG gGGGTGATAATCTTGGTGGTACTAGCTGTATCTACTGCTAAGGAGGTGCCGAAGTCAAAAAGAAGCTTATCAAGCTATGAAGGCATAACGCCAATAATTGGCGGAATAGGAGGCACCGCTTTACTGCAACATAATGGCATCATAAATCAGCCTCTATCCATAAATCTGCAACAACCCTTATCGATCGGAACTCAAGTGCCATATTCTGTAAAAAAGCAGATTGGAATCTCCTATCCAGTGCCTCAACTTTACCCCGTTATTAAAACTGTGCAACAACCAATTCCAGTGGCTGTCGAAAAAAGGGTGGAAATTCCAGTTCATGTGCCAGTACCACAGCCTTACCCGGTAGTCCAAAAGGTGGAAGTGCCAGTGGAAAGGAGAGTAGAAGTGCCCGTTCCTCAGCCCTACCCTGTTGTGCAAAAAGTAGCTGTACCTCAGCCCTACCCTGTTGTGCAAAAAGTAGCTGTACCTCAGCCCTACCCTGTTGTGCAAAAAGTAGCTGTACCTCAGCCCTATCCAGTACATGTGGAAAAGAGAGTAGAAGTTCCAGTGCCCCAACCCTACCCAGTACATGTGGAAAAGAGAGTAGAAGTGCCCGTTCCTCAGCCCTACCCTGTTGTGCAAAAAGTAGCTGTACCTCAGCCCTATCCAGTACATGTGGAAAAGAGAGTAGAAGTTCCAGTGCCCCAACCCTACCCAGTACATGTGGAAAAGAGAGTAGAAGTGCCCGTTCCTCAGCCCTACCCTGTTGTGCAAAAAGTAGCTGTACCTCAGCCCTATCCAGTACATGTGGAAAAGAGAGTAGAAGTTCCAGTGCCCCAACCCTACCCAGTTATTCAGAAAGTCCCTCATCCAGTGCCATACCCAGTAGAAAAAAGAGTGGAGGTGCCAGTTCATATACCCGTACCACAGCCTTATCCAGTAATTCAAAAGATAGAAGTTCCAGTAGAAAGAAGGATAGAAGTGCCAGTACCGCAGCCCTACCCAGTAGTGCAAAAAGTGCCAGTGCCCCAACCATATCCAGTTGAGAAGAGAGTTGAAGTTCCCGTTCCTCAGCCTTATCCAGTTGTTCAAAAAGTACCAGTGCCACAACCCTATCCAGTAACAGTTGAACGTAAAGTTCCAGTACATGTGCCAGTACCACAACCATATCCAGTTGTTCAGAAGGTCCCAGTACCCGttattcaaaaagtttcaGTTCCTTACCCTGTTCCACAACCCTATCCTGTGGTTCATAAAATACCTGTAGCCACTGAAACAAGAATTCCAATAGGATTACATACAGAATACAACACATTACCTGTTTCTTTCAATCATGGATTGTCTAGTGTTGGTGTTTACAATAAGTGGTCCCGTTATGGAAGTTCTTGGTAA
- the Slob gene encoding slowpoke-binding protein isoform X4, translating into MKVEVKNGLNNLGSKSAGVSSWISISCIIVGFGIVVLALLLIRKCRQSSQSKHEYSAIKTDGGNEKFKAESKIRSGAFLVCKRNLDNNDRYELISQLGDIGFRADKNWFTVLDKTLGAERLLTLLPLPSTCPIAPNLKTKETLIELFRGLQHPYIHPILDIEFWKEEAAIIAPLNPTGSLRDLIYGSFWKDDCDKKYACKGEGLPLRTVQCLGRQIIEALLFLRNKHFPPIYHLHSGNVIIQNGVARLAGLENPFLGLLPKSPAASEALAFGYLLFEMTLGYELPAPPSPAHLQLELDRAPKVAGALELIFQSIRTPSLEELIRCELFRGVELRELRGASIVQIASPPAVLQLLDIVRNPSLPSPLLRRQERVVIVEDCSRRILEDISEEESEYSDSNSLVDYSNTRMR; encoded by the exons ATGAAAGTGGAAGTAAAAAATGGCCTGAATAATTTGGGATCGAAATCGGCAGGCGTAAGTTCATGG ATATCAATTTCCTGCATCATCGTTGGGTTTGGAATTGTAGTACTAGCTCTcttattaattagaaaatgcaG ACAATCAAGTCAATCAAAACACGAATATAGCGCCATCAAGACCGATGGAGGAAACGAGAAATTTAAGGCAGAAAGTAAAATTAGGAGTGGAGCTTTCCTCGTTTGCAAAAGAAACTTAGATAATAATGACAGATATGAACTAATTAGCCAGCTTGGTGATATTGGCTTCCGAGCCGATAAAAATTG GTTTACCGTCCTAGATAAAACCCTTGGTGCAGAAAGACTGCTTACCCTATTACCATTACCGTCCACGTGTCCAATTGCTCCAAATCTAAAGACAAAAGAAACGCTCATTGAACTTTTTAG AGGTTTACAACATCCGTATATCCATCCAATCCTGGATATCGAGTTCTGGAAAGAGGAAGCTGCAATTATTGCACCGTTAAATCCCACAGGCAGCTTGAGGGACTTGATCTATGGCAGTTTTTGGAAAGATGATTGCGATAAGAAATATGCTTGTAAGGGCGAAGGTTTACCCTTGAGAACT gtgCAGTGTTTAGGGAGGCAAATCATCGAAGCATTGTTGTTTCTACGCAATAAGCATTTTCCACCAATTTATCATTTGCATTCAG gAAACGTCATAATACAAAATGGCGTCGCTCGACTTGCTGGTTTGGAAAATCCATTCTTAGGTCTACTGCCGAAAAGTCCAGCTGCCTCTGAGGCGTTGGCCTTTGGATACCTTCTCTTTGAAATGACCCTAGGCTATGAACTGCCTGCTCCACCCAGCCCTGCTCATTTGCAATTGGAACTAGACAGAGCACCTAAAGTGGCAGGAGCTTTAGAGCTAATTTTTCAGAGCATTCG GACGCCTAGTTTAGAAGAATTGATCCGTTGCGAGTTATTTAGAGGTGTAGAACTGAGGGAATTGAGGGGAGCCAGTATAGTGCAAATAGCTTCACCTCCTGCGGTTTTACAGCTTTTAGATATTGTGAGAAACCCATCGTTGCCAAGTCCATTGTTGAGAAG
- the Slob gene encoding slowpoke-binding protein isoform X2, whose product MLKISNMFNLYQSINKKEQEEKESQVIGHERWYQERTSRSSMKKKKRVPRRSQSAAEFSNSTLSAASKRAAFRNRSESSEYKSDGEMGKNTPQRADSLARALFGYKRQSSQSKHEYSAIKTDGGNEKFKAESKIRSGAFLVCKRNLDNNDRYELISQLGDIGFRADKNWFTVLDKTLGAERLLTLLPLPSTCPIAPNLKTKETLIELFRGLQHPYIHPILDIEFWKEEAAIIAPLNPTGSLRDLIYGSFWKDDCDKKYACKGEGLPLRTVQCLGRQIIEALLFLRNKHFPPIYHLHSGNVIIQNGVARLAGLENPFLGLLPKSPAASEALAFGYLLFEMTLGYELPAPPSPAHLQLELDRAPKVAGALELIFQSIRTPSLEELIRCELFRGVELRELRGASIVQIASPPAVLQLLDIVRNPSLPSPLLRRRHISDDLEPSWSQ is encoded by the exons atgcttAAAATATCCAACATGTTCAACCTTTATCaaagtataaataaaaaagagcaAGAAGAAAAGGAGTCGCAGGTAATAGGACATGAAAGATGGTACCAAGAAAGGACCTCAAGATCCAGcatgaagaagaagaaacgTGTTCCACGGAGATCGCAAAGTGCTGCTGAATTTTCGAATTCTACTCTTTCTGCAGCTAGTAAAAGAGCTGCGTTTAGAAACAGGAGTGAAAGTTCAGAATATAAAAGCGATGGAGAAATGGGGAAAAATACCCCACAACGGGCAGATTCTTTGGCTAGAGCTCTCTTTGGTTACAAAAG ACAATCAAGTCAATCAAAACACGAATATAGCGCCATCAAGACCGATGGAGGAAACGAGAAATTTAAGGCAGAAAGTAAAATTAGGAGTGGAGCTTTCCTCGTTTGCAAAAGAAACTTAGATAATAATGACAGATATGAACTAATTAGCCAGCTTGGTGATATTGGCTTCCGAGCCGATAAAAATTG GTTTACCGTCCTAGATAAAACCCTTGGTGCAGAAAGACTGCTTACCCTATTACCATTACCGTCCACGTGTCCAATTGCTCCAAATCTAAAGACAAAAGAAACGCTCATTGAACTTTTTAG AGGTTTACAACATCCGTATATCCATCCAATCCTGGATATCGAGTTCTGGAAAGAGGAAGCTGCAATTATTGCACCGTTAAATCCCACAGGCAGCTTGAGGGACTTGATCTATGGCAGTTTTTGGAAAGATGATTGCGATAAGAAATATGCTTGTAAGGGCGAAGGTTTACCCTTGAGAACT gtgCAGTGTTTAGGGAGGCAAATCATCGAAGCATTGTTGTTTCTACGCAATAAGCATTTTCCACCAATTTATCATTTGCATTCAG gAAACGTCATAATACAAAATGGCGTCGCTCGACTTGCTGGTTTGGAAAATCCATTCTTAGGTCTACTGCCGAAAAGTCCAGCTGCCTCTGAGGCGTTGGCCTTTGGATACCTTCTCTTTGAAATGACCCTAGGCTATGAACTGCCTGCTCCACCCAGCCCTGCTCATTTGCAATTGGAACTAGACAGAGCACCTAAAGTGGCAGGAGCTTTAGAGCTAATTTTTCAGAGCATTCG GACGCCTAGTTTAGAAGAATTGATCCGTTGCGAGTTATTTAGAGGTGTAGAACTGAGGGAATTGAGGGGAGCCAGTATAGTGCAAATAGCTTCACCTCCTGCGGTTTTACAGCTTTTAGATATTGTGAGAAACCCATCGTTGCCAAGTCCATTGTTGAGAAG GCGGCATATCTCTGATGATTTGGAACCATCATGGTCCCAATAG
- the Slob gene encoding slowpoke-binding protein isoform X3, producing MLKISNMFNLYQSINKKEQEEKESQVIGHERWYQERTSRSSMKKKKRVPRRSQSAAEFSNSTLSAASKRAAFRNRSESSEYKSDGEMGKNTPQRADSLARALFGYKRQSSQSKHEYSAIKTDGGNEKFKAESKIRSGAFLVCKRNLDNNDRYELISQLGDIGFRADKNWFTVLDKTLGAERLLTLLPLPSTCPIAPNLKTKETLIELFRGLQHPYIHPILDIEFWKEEAAIIAPLNPTGSLRDLIYGSFWKDDCDKKYACKGEGLPLRTVQCLGRQIIEALLFLRNKHFPPIYHLHSGNVIIQNGVARLAGLENPFLGLLPKSPAASEALAFGYLLFEMTLGYELPAPPSPAHLQLELDRAPKVAGALELIFQSIRTPSLEELIRCELFRGVELRELRGASIVQIASPPAVLQLLDIVRNPSLPSPLLRRRTIFLDKKE from the exons atgcttAAAATATCCAACATGTTCAACCTTTATCaaagtataaataaaaaagagcaAGAAGAAAAGGAGTCGCAGGTAATAGGACATGAAAGATGGTACCAAGAAAGGACCTCAAGATCCAGcatgaagaagaagaaacgTGTTCCACGGAGATCGCAAAGTGCTGCTGAATTTTCGAATTCTACTCTTTCTGCAGCTAGTAAAAGAGCTGCGTTTAGAAACAGGAGTGAAAGTTCAGAATATAAAAGCGATGGAGAAATGGGGAAAAATACCCCACAACGGGCAGATTCTTTGGCTAGAGCTCTCTTTGGTTACAAAAG ACAATCAAGTCAATCAAAACACGAATATAGCGCCATCAAGACCGATGGAGGAAACGAGAAATTTAAGGCAGAAAGTAAAATTAGGAGTGGAGCTTTCCTCGTTTGCAAAAGAAACTTAGATAATAATGACAGATATGAACTAATTAGCCAGCTTGGTGATATTGGCTTCCGAGCCGATAAAAATTG GTTTACCGTCCTAGATAAAACCCTTGGTGCAGAAAGACTGCTTACCCTATTACCATTACCGTCCACGTGTCCAATTGCTCCAAATCTAAAGACAAAAGAAACGCTCATTGAACTTTTTAG AGGTTTACAACATCCGTATATCCATCCAATCCTGGATATCGAGTTCTGGAAAGAGGAAGCTGCAATTATTGCACCGTTAAATCCCACAGGCAGCTTGAGGGACTTGATCTATGGCAGTTTTTGGAAAGATGATTGCGATAAGAAATATGCTTGTAAGGGCGAAGGTTTACCCTTGAGAACT gtgCAGTGTTTAGGGAGGCAAATCATCGAAGCATTGTTGTTTCTACGCAATAAGCATTTTCCACCAATTTATCATTTGCATTCAG gAAACGTCATAATACAAAATGGCGTCGCTCGACTTGCTGGTTTGGAAAATCCATTCTTAGGTCTACTGCCGAAAAGTCCAGCTGCCTCTGAGGCGTTGGCCTTTGGATACCTTCTCTTTGAAATGACCCTAGGCTATGAACTGCCTGCTCCACCCAGCCCTGCTCATTTGCAATTGGAACTAGACAGAGCACCTAAAGTGGCAGGAGCTTTAGAGCTAATTTTTCAGAGCATTCG GACGCCTAGTTTAGAAGAATTGATCCGTTGCGAGTTATTTAGAGGTGTAGAACTGAGGGAATTGAGGGGAGCCAGTATAGTGCAAATAGCTTCACCTCCTGCGGTTTTACAGCTTTTAGATATTGTGAGAAACCCATCGTTGCCAAGTCCATTGTTGAGAAG
- the LOC136347164 gene encoding uncharacterized protein isoform X2, producing the protein MRTGVIILVVLAVSTAKEVPKSKRSLSSYEGITPIIGGIGGTALLQHNGIINQPLSINLQQPLSIGTQVPYSVKKQIGISYPVPQLYPVIKTVQQPIPVAVEKRVEIPVHVPVPQPYPVVQKVEVPVERRVEVPVPQPYPVVQKVAVPQPYPVVQKVAVPQPYPVVQKVAVPQPYPVHVEKRVEVPVPQPYPVHVEKRVEVPVPQPYPVVQKVAVPQPYPVHVEKRVEVPVPQPYPVHVEKRVEVPVPQPYPVVQKVAVPQPYPVHVEKRVEVPVPQPYPVIQKVPHPVPYPVEKRVEVPVHIPVPQPYPVIQKIEVPVERRIEVPVPQPYPVVQKVPVPQPYPVEKRVEVPVPQPYPVVQKVPVPQPYPVTVERKVPVHVPVPQPYPVVQKVPVPVIQKVSVPYPVPQPYPVVHKIPVATETRIPIGLHTEYNTLPVSFNHGLSSVGVYNKWSRYGSSW; encoded by the exons ATGAGGacg gGGGTGATAATCTTGGTGGTACTAGCTGTATCTACTGCTAAGGAGGTGCCGAAGTCAAAAAGAAGCTTATCAAGCTATGAAGGCATAACGCCAATAATTGGCGGAATAGGAGGCACCGCTTTACTGCAACATAATGGCATCATAAATCAGCCTCTATCCATAAATCTGCAACAACCCTTATCGATCGGAACTCAAGTGCCATATTCTGTAAAAAAGCAGATTGGAATCTCCTATCCAGTGCCTCAACTTTACCCCGTTATTAAAACTGTGCAACAACCAATTCCAGTGGCTGTCGAAAAAAGGGTGGAAATTCCAGTTCATGTGCCAGTACCACAGCCTTACCCGGTAGTCCAAAAGGTGGAAGTGCCAGTGGAAAGGAGAGTAGAAGTGCCCGTTCCTCAGCCCTACCCTGTTGTGCAAAAAGTAGCTGTACCTCAGCCCTACCCTGTTGTGCAAAAAGTAGCTGTACCTCAGCCCTACCCTGTTGTGCAAAAAGTAGCTGTACCTCAGCCCTATCCAGTACATGTGGAAAAGAGAGTAGAAGTTCCAGTGCCCCAACCCTACCCAGTACATGTGGAAAAGAGAGTAGAAGTGCCCGTTCCTCAGCCCTACCCTGTTGTGCAAAAAGTAGCTGTACCTCAGCCCTATCCAGTACATGTGGAAAAGAGAGTAGAAGTTCCAGTGCCCCAACCCTACCCAGTACATGTGGAAAAGAGAGTAGAAGTGCCCGTTCCTCAGCCCTACCCTGTTGTGCAAAAAGTAGCTGTACCTCAGCCCTATCCAGTACATGTGGAAAAGAGAGTAGAAGTTCCAGTGCCCCAACCCTACCCAGTTATTCAGAAAGTCCCTCATCCAGTGCCATACCCAGTAGAAAAAAGAGTGGAGGTGCCAGTTCATATACCCGTACCACAGCCTTATCCAGTAATTCAAAAGATAGAAGTTCCAGTAGAAAGAAGGATAGAAGTGCCAGTACCGCAGCCCTACCCAGTAGTGCAAAAAGTGCCAGTGCCCCAACCATATCCAGTTGAGAAGAGAGTTGAAGTTCCCGTTCCTCAGCCTTATCCAGTTGTTCAAAAAGTACCAGTGCCACAACCCTATCCAGTAACAGTTGAACGTAAAGTTCCAGTACATGTGCCAGTACCACAACCATATCCAGTTGTTCAGAAGGTCCCAGTACCCGttattcaaaaagtttcaGTTCCTTACCCTGTTCCACAACCCTATCCTGTGGTTCATAAAATACCTGTAGCCACTGAAACAAGAATTCCAATAGGATTACATACAGAATACAACACATTACCTGTTTCTTTCAATCATGGATTGTCTAGTGTTGGTGTTTACAATAAGTGGTCCCGTTATGGAAGTTCTTGGTAA